The sequence CAAGGGGCAAGGACTCCTCGAACGGCGCACCGGCTGGTACGCGGCAGGCATCACCGTCAATCTCCTCGCCCTCGCCGCCGTGTTCACCGGCATCGCCCTCCTCGGCAACACCTGGTGGGTCCTGCTGCTCACCCTGCCCCTCGCCGTCTTCTGGTCCCGCACCGCGTTCGTCGGACACGACGCGGGACACGCCCAGATAACCGGGAACCGCCGAGCGGGCCGCGCCATCGGCCTGGTCCACGCCAACCTGCTGCTCGGCATGAACGAGGCCTGGTGGAACGACAAGCACGTACGCCATCACGCCAACCCCAACCACATCGACAAGGACCCGGACGTCGGCGTCGGCGCCCTCGTCTGGACCCAGAAGCAGGCCGCCCAGCGCGAGGGCTTCGCCCGCCGGCTCACCCGCAACCAGGCCCGCCTTTTCTTCCCGATGCTGCTCCTCGAAGGCATCGCGCTGAAGATCTCCGGCTTCCAGTACCTGCGCCGGCAGCCTGTACGGGAACGTGCCCTGTCGGCCCTGCTGCTGACCGCGCACCTCGGCCTCTACGCCACCCTGCTGCTCACTGTCATGTCCCCCGGGAAGGCGGTCGTCTTCGCGCTCGTGCACCACGCGCTCTTCGGCCTCCACCTCGGCATGGCCTTCGCCCCGAACCACAAGGGCATGGAGATGCCCGACCCGGACGGGGACCGCTGGGACCACCTGCGGCGCCAGGTCCTCACCTCACGCAACGTGCGCGGCGCGGCCCTCACCGACTGGTTCCTCGGCGGTCTCAACTACCAGATCGAGCACCACCTCTTCCCGAGCCTGCCCCGCCCGCACCTGCGCCTGGCACAACCCCTGGTCAGGGCCCACTGCGAGGCCATCGGCCTGCCGTACGCGGAAACCGGACTCATCGAGTCCTACCGGCAGGCGCTCGCCCACATGCACGAGGTCGGCGCGCCGCTGCGATGACCGCCGCGACGAATACGCGGAAGCCGGAACCGATGGGCACGCACAGGCGTTCTCACATCAGAGGCGGCCACAGGCCGCGAAGGAGGCACTGACGATGTCGAACAGCGCAAAGATCGCCATCGGGGGAGTCGTCGCCGCAGTTGTCCTGATGCCGTTCATCGGTTTCTGGCTGTCCCTGCTGGTGCTCGTCGGAGTCCCCACGCTCGCCTATCTGGCACTGGACCCGTCCCAGCGCCGCAGGCTCCGTAGGATCACGCGCAAGGAGATCGGCCGCTGAGAGCCGGCCACCGAGAAGGGGGATCCCGCCGTGAGCGGCACAGTCACCGTCGTGAGCAGCAACGAGACGTACACCTTCACCAAGCCGAACCGGCAGAGCGTGACGCTGCTGGCCGGCCTCGGGGTGGACGGGGACGTGCACGCCGGGGTGACGGTCAAACACCGCTCCAGGATCGCCCAGGACCCGACGCAGCCCAATCTGCGACAAGTCCACCTGATGCACGAGGAGCTGTTCGACGAGCTGCGCACGGCCGGCTTCGAGGTCGCCCCGGGAGACCTCGGAGAAAACATCACCACCCGCGGCATAGACCTCCTGGGCCTGCCCGTCGGCACCCTGCTGCACCTCGGTGACGAGGCGGTCGTCGAGGTCACCGGGCTGCGCAACCCCTGCCTTCAGATCGACAACTTCCGAAGCGGCCTTCTCAAGCAGGTCGTCGGCAGGGACGAGGAGGGCCATGTGGTCCGCAAGGCCGGGATCATGAGCGTCGTCGCGGTCGGCGGTGTGGTCAGGCCCGGCGACCGGGTCGAGGTCGAGCTTCCCACCGAGCCGCACCGCCCCCTGGAGCGTGTCTGACCGCCGGCGGTCAGGACGGGCGCACGGCCAGCGCGTCCAGGGCCGTGAGGAGCCCCGGCAGTTCCGTGCCGCGCCCCACCGGAAGGATCTCGCCCGGCACCTCGTCCAGCAGCACGAACGCGATGTCGTCGGTCCTCGCCACCATCGACCAGCCGGGGCCGTCGGCCCGTATCATCCGGGCGTCCCCCGGCGCGAAGGAGGAGCGGACCCGGCCGGGCGGCGGCGGCTCGTCGGCATAGGCCCGCGCCTCGGCCAGGGCCCTGCGCACCCCGGGACGTGCGGCGGAAGCGTGCTTGGCGCCGGGGCCCGCCTCGGGGCCGTCCTCGGCCTCCGTGCCCGCGACGGCAGCCGCTCCGCTCCCAGCCCCGGTCTCGGTGCCGGTCCTGTCGGGGTCAGCGCTCGCGCCGCCCTCCGTGCCCGCCGTGCTCTCGCCGCCCGGCGGTGCGAACGCCGTCGCGTCGTCGATCTGGTCGCGCCAGTGCGCCCACTGCGAGGCGATCGCGTCCGCACCCAGACGCCGCTGCGCGGGCCCCCAGACCTCGGTGTCGGGCGGCGACAGCAGCGCGGGATCCTCACCGTCCGCCCCGGGGTCGGGCGCCGGGTCGTGCGGGGCGGGCACCCCGGGGGCGGCGACGGCGATGGCGAGGGGCCAGCCGGGGAGCGCGCAGACCACCGAGCGGTCGTCCGGCGAGAGGTCGTACTCCATGCCGCAGTCCCACGACGCGATCGCCACCGCCACCAGCGACACGTCGTCGATGACGACGGTCCACCGGGCGCCGTCGCCGTCCTGGCCCATCACGAGTCCGTACCCCTCGGCGTACGGCTCCAGCCGCAGCGCCGCGCACGCCGCCGGATAGTCGTCGCCGAGCACGCCGGGGAACTGCGCCGGAGTCAGCAGGACAGCGGTCAGCACATACAGAGCGTCGTTGTCGGCGACTGTGTCGTCCGTCCCGGCCACTGCACCCTCCTCGTCCGTCATGGATTTCCGTCGGCGCACCTTAACCAGTGGGTAACCCCCTAGTCGAGGCCCTGACGAGGCAGGACGATCCCCGGGGCGGCCCCCGCGGCGCGTGCCTCAGCCGTCGGTCAGGCCCAGGAGCTCGCGGGCCACCTTCTGCGGTGATTCGTTCCGCTCGCGGGCGAGCGCGATGAGCGCACGGCAGGCCAGCTCGCTCACGCCGAAGGAGAGCTGCTCCGGCGACACCCAGCCGCTCGCCTCGTCCATCCGCTCCTCGTCGTCCTCGGCCGACGCCGCGACGAAGGTGGCCGCCGCCTCGAAGAGGTTGTGCTGCCGGCGTGCGGGCGCCGGCGGGGCCGCGGCCGAGCGGCCGCCCCTGCGGCCCGGAGCCACGGCTCTGCGCAGGGCGCCGAATATCTCGGTCATGGGGGAACCGCCTTCCGTCAACGCGCGTGCGTCGCGCATACTCACCGTCCTGCCCCCGGACGTACGCTGGAACACTCGACCTGGACAAAGGGGGACGGTGCGGTGAAGCGTTACGACCGGCTGAAGGAGATCCAACGCCTCGATCCGGAACGGGACTTCCTCGAAATCTATCGGATCACCGCGACGTACGAGTTCCCCTGGGACATCACCCGAGCCCTCGAACTCGCCCTGTACCGCACCTATGCCGTCCCCAGCATCGGACGACTGCTCGCCGAGACCGCCGAACTGACGGAACGTTCCCAGAAGCGGTACGACGACACCGCACTGCTCCTGGACACCGTCGTCGAGCACGGCTTCGACAGCGACCCCGGACGTACCGCCCTGCGCCGGATCAACCGGATGCACGCCGCGTACGACATCAGCAACGACGACATGCGCTACGTCCTGTGCACCTTCGTCGTCACGCCGAAACGATGGCTCGACGCCTACGGCTGGCGCCGGCTCTGCGACCACGAGCTGCGGGCGTGTGCCGCGTACTACCGGACCCTGGGCGCGCGCATGGGCATCAAGGACCTGCCGCAGACGTACGCGGACTTCGAGCACACCCTCGACACCTACGAGGACGCCCACTTCGGCTGGGACGAAGGCGCGCGTGCGGTGTCCGACGCCACGCTGGACCTGATGGCCTCCTGGTATCCGCGCCCCCTCGCCCCGCTCGTGCGGGGCGCGAGCCTCGCGCTCCTGGACGACTCGCTGCTGAGGGCCTTCCGCTACGAGCGGCCGGCCCCCGTGGCCCGCGGCCTCACCCGGGGCGCGTTGCGTCTGAGGGCCCGCGCCGTCCGCCTTCTGCCGCCGCGCGGCACGCCGCACTACGCCAGGCAGAACCCGGAGATCAAGGGCTACCCACGAGGCTACGAGGTCGCCGCGCTCGGCACGTTCCCCACCCCGGGCACCGGCGGCTGCCCGGTCCGGGACCTCGCCGCGCCGGAGGCCCGGACAGGCCCCTAGGGCCGGGGCCCCGTACGCCGCAGCCGGCCCAGCTCGTCGTTCATGGCGTGCAGGAACCGCACCACGACGAGCAGCTCGTCCTCGTCGAACTGCTGACGGGCCGCCTCCGTCCCCGCCGCCAGCGGCTGGAAGAAATCGCGGGCGACGCGCTTCGCCGGGGCGGCGTAGTGAAGATGCACCACCCGCCGGTCGCCGCTGTCGCGTACCCGCCTGATGTGCC comes from Streptomyces sp. Mut1 and encodes:
- a CDS encoding fatty acid desaturase family protein; amino-acid sequence: MPQAAMAVAERTRDSAGTTGSDFAPLLRTVKGQGLLERRTGWYAAGITVNLLALAAVFTGIALLGNTWWVLLLTLPLAVFWSRTAFVGHDAGHAQITGNRRAGRAIGLVHANLLLGMNEAWWNDKHVRHHANPNHIDKDPDVGVGALVWTQKQAAQREGFARRLTRNQARLFFPMLLLEGIALKISGFQYLRRQPVRERALSALLLTAHLGLYATLLLTVMSPGKAVVFALVHHALFGLHLGMAFAPNHKGMEMPDPDGDRWDHLRRQVLTSRNVRGAALTDWFLGGLNYQIEHHLFPSLPRPHLRLAQPLVRAHCEAIGLPYAETGLIESYRQALAHMHEVGAPLR
- a CDS encoding MOSC domain-containing protein — translated: MSGTVTVVSSNETYTFTKPNRQSVTLLAGLGVDGDVHAGVTVKHRSRIAQDPTQPNLRQVHLMHEELFDELRTAGFEVAPGDLGENITTRGIDLLGLPVGTLLHLGDEAVVEVTGLRNPCLQIDNFRSGLLKQVVGRDEEGHVVRKAGIMSVVAVGGVVRPGDRVEVELPTEPHRPLERV
- a CDS encoding oxygenase MpaB family protein yields the protein MKRYDRLKEIQRLDPERDFLEIYRITATYEFPWDITRALELALYRTYAVPSIGRLLAETAELTERSQKRYDDTALLLDTVVEHGFDSDPGRTALRRINRMHAAYDISNDDMRYVLCTFVVTPKRWLDAYGWRRLCDHELRACAAYYRTLGARMGIKDLPQTYADFEHTLDTYEDAHFGWDEGARAVSDATLDLMASWYPRPLAPLVRGASLALLDDSLLRAFRYERPAPVARGLTRGALRLRARAVRLLPPRGTPHYARQNPEIKGYPRGYEVAALGTFPTPGTGGCPVRDLAAPEARTGP